The region GAATGCCTAAGTCTGGTTTTCATATGGCCCCCGTATGAGGTGCTATGAGGAAGTAGCTTGAAGTTACGTGGAGAATTTAAATGTTAAGCTAACTATGCAGTTTGGTAGAAGATACAGTAGAATAGGCAAAGCTGGATTATTTAGGGACAGAATATGTCAAGTGGAggtattttgaactttttaaacgTTTCTCCTTTAAGCCACTGGTCCTCAAACCTTAGTGCACATCAGAACCGCTTGGAGGGCTTCCTGAAACAGGTGGCTCAGCCCtacctccaaagtttctgatggGGCTTGTCTGGATGGGCGCCAGTTTAACACACTCCCAGGTGATAGTGATCCGCTTATGCTGCCGGTCTGGGGACTGTACCTTGAGAACTATTACTAGGAGAGATTTACTAGAGATGTTTGAGCCTGGAGAGCACTCCATGGAATTGCTTTTGGAATATTATGTAGGATTGTGCTGAGCAGGCTGGGAGGAGTTAATGAGAGTTAGCATCTACTTTATACGAATCAGTCCATGAAGTGAGGCCACGTTATCCCAAGTCTTACTAGTGTTTTCACTTCTCGTAATCCTGTCACCTGACCTAACCTATTTTATTGCACTGTGCCCATGTTGAATAGTGAGGAACCTCTCCTTTTTCAACGGTTTGGTCTTCCGGTTTTCTGCAGTCACTTGtcccaagttttgttttgttttgttttgttttgttttgttttgttttgttttttaagatcttatttattgaggtgcctgggtggctcagttggttaagcgtccgattcttgatttcggctcaggtcatgatctcacggtttgtgacttcaggtctagcattgggctctgccctgacagttcggagcctgcttgggattctctctccctctgtctctgcccctcctcacttgtactctttctctttctaaataaaataatttttaaaaacttaaataaggattgtataataaaattaaaataataattgtaaaattataataaaacctttatttctttttagagaagtggggaagggtagagggagagagagactcttaagcaggctccctacccagcacagagcctaatgtggggctcgatctcaccaccctgagatcatgacctgagctgaaatcaagagtcggttgctcgactaactgagccacccaggcgcccctctcttttccCAAGCTTTAAGTACCACATTGTGAGGTTGTCCAGGCCATAGTCTTTTTAGGCATTTTATTCCCATTCAGtatcttgtttctgttttggcagtttcctttctccaaatagaggataactttttatatttttatattctttttatttcagaatgGAAAACAGAAGCCCAAGAGTGTACTCCAGTTACAGATACTTCTAAGTTCACAAAGACTGGTACTCAGACCATCAAGTTGGAGGAACCATATGACTACGATGACAGATTAGAGAGGCAAGCAGCAGATACCTTCAGGAAAATTCCCACCAGCGGAAGAAACTCCCCTTTGAAGTCCGTCCTCTCGCAAGAAGATGACCCTATGGAAGAGTGTCTTagtaaatatgatatatatagaaATAGTTTTGAAAAGCATTCAAACCTAATTATTCAGTTTGGTGCCCAATCAGATAATAAAACTATGTATGATGAAGGCAGGGCAACCTTCAATCATGTCTCATATGGTATTGTACATAGAAAGATATACCCTGGAGAGAAGCCTTATAAGTGTAACGTGTGTGGCAAAAAGTTTAGGAAGAACCCGTCCTTCGTGAAACACCAAAGTACCCATGCCAAAGAAAAATCTCATGAATGTGAAGAATGTGGGAAAGAGTTTAGGCATATCTCATCCCTTATTGCACATCAGAGAATGCATACTGGAGAAAAACCATACGAATGCCACCAGTGTGGTAAAGCCTTCAGCCAGCGTGCACACCTTACCatacatcagagaattcatactggagagaaaccctataagTGTGATGACTGCGGAAAAGACTTCAGTCAGCGTGCACACCTGACTATACATCAAAGGAcacatactggagagaaaccatataAATGCTTGGAATGTGGTAAAACCTTCAGCCACAGTTCATCGCTGATTAATCATCAGCGAGTTCACACCGGTGAAAAACCTTACATATGCAACGAGTGTGGGAAAACTTTCAGTCAGAGTACACACCTTCTTCAGCATCAAAAAATACATACCGGGAAGAAACCATATAAATGCAATGAGTGTTGGAAAGTGTTTAGTCAGAGTACTTACCTTATTCGACATCAGAGAATTCATTCCGGAGAGAAGTgttataaatgtaatgaatgtggaaaagcctttgcTCATTCCTCGACTCTCATTCAACACCAGACtactcacactggagagaaatcCTATATATGTAAGATATGCGGAAAAGCCTTCAGCCAGAGTGCAAACCTCACTCAACACCACAGAACACACACTGGGGAGAAACCGTATAAATGCAGCGTGTGTGGAAAAGCATTCAGCCAGAGCGTACACCTTACTCAGCATCAAAGAATTCATAATGGAGAAAAACCCTTCAAATGCAATATATGTGGGAAAGCATATAGACAGGGTGCCAATCTCACTCAACATCAGCGGATTCATACCGGAGAGAAGCCGTATaagtgtaatgaatgtgggaaagcttttatttattcctcGTCACTTAATCAACATCAGAGAACTCATACTGGAGAACGGCcctataaatgtaatgaatgtgatAAAGATTTTAGCCAGCGAACATGCCTTATTCAACACCAGAgaattcacacaggagagaagcccTATGCATGCCGTATATGTGGTAAAACCTTCACCCAGAGTACGAACCTCATTCAGCATCAGCGTGTTCATACTGGTGCCAGACATCATAATTAATGGATGTGGCAGATGACTTCACTTAGGTTTTACAGTTCACCCGAATTTTATTTTGTGCTCCGTTAAAACATTATTCAAAAGAAGTGCAATATATGTTAGATATCAGCAGAAGTATCAGAAGTATCAGAATTAGTAATGTGGATataagctatttaaatttaatgtgaaatttaaaaagaaaactttattcaCTTCTTAACCTTTATTTGATACTAGTCCAATTCATTCCAGAGAGAAACCCAATCTGTAACTCATCAACTCTTAGTGTATTTGAAGTACTTCTTAGTGAGACCTTATGAATGTAACTTGGGAAAGCTTCCATCAAGTAGGGATTTCACACTAGCAAGGAATCTTGGGAGAGTTGAAAAAGCTGCTTTAAGGCCTTTATTACTTCCCAGCTTTGAAGCCTTAAATACATAAGGggttcccttcccttttcctatgAATGCCATAACTGCCATGTGGAGCCAGTAGGTTTGcaaaatatatacagtggaaaggatctttttaatttctatgtgACAACTGTGtaattacattttcctttattgaAATATTCAAGGAAGAGAAGCTTAATGAAACATGATCTGTTAGGATAACTAATGTATATATAACCTTTAGACGTGTACAAATTAAACAGGCAAAAATTAAACACCCATCCTTAAATTCACCTTTAAAACATATTAGCCTTAGTGTCACTAGGTTTTGACATCTGTCatcctaaaggaaaaaataagaaagttacctttttttttttcacctgactCCTAAACTCATAACTTGAGGTTCCCCTGTGGCTATTTTGCCATAGAAAGCCCATTTCCATTGAGACCCATTTCTCGAGTGCCTACTGTGCTCAGGGCCCAGACTTCCCAACTGGATCTTCACAGGGCTTGTGCTGAAAACCACAGCTGATTTAACAACAGAAAGCTTACTAAAGTAGTGAAATGTGACAAAGGACATGGTCTTAACTATTAAGTACTGTCACAGAATGACATAGGAAGCATACTAAAATGGGTTGCCAAATGCGATCCCATATCCCAAGACAAAGCAGTAGTGAAAGCAGCTATTTACATAGTGTGAGGGAAAAACAAGTCATGGAAAATAGATTTAAGTTCACTACAGAAAGCGGgtcagggaaaaaaatcaagggtGAAAACTTAGCAGTGAAGAAAGAATACACGGGTAACTTCCAACATGAACCATTGTCGGACTTGGGTTACCTCAGAAAGTAAGAGTGGCTAATTAAGACCAAATTCAGCCTGTTtagaagaaagaactaaaaatgaAGCAACTGATTTTAAAGGAATAATTGGAATTGGTTCTTTTTCATACATGTAAGTAAAATAGGGATTACTCTTAAAATGTCAGAAAACATTTACTGGAAAAAGCATTGGTGCAGAAACTGTCATTGATCCAACAATCACTAGGCAATATTAACTAAGTTTGTGGGGTCCtgaacataaaaggaaaacaggCAGAAATGCAAATAGAAACAGGTAAAGATACTGTTGTGCTTAATATCCACAGCATTCCACGATCAGAATATAAGACCATATTCTGAGAGCTGAGATTTCATCTTGCTCTTAATTGTTTCTTCAGTGCCTTGCGTGTAGGTTGTGGTCGATCTGTGTCGGTTGAATTAATAAGTAGGTAAGTTAGAATTGAGTAATAAGGTATAATTAACGGATATGGAATGAAGGTGcttgaatttaaaatacttttgtgcACACATGCGAAGAAATACTTAACAAATACTGGTCATTCGCTGGGTAAGAGGAACTACTTAAAATTGAAGAATCAGAATTCTTAACAGTGGGGATATTCCTAAAGAAATCAT is a window of Prionailurus viverrinus isolate Anna chromosome E1, UM_Priviv_1.0, whole genome shotgun sequence DNA encoding:
- the ZNF287 gene encoding zinc finger protein 287 isoform X1; translation: MFSPCKRMTSSSRSQILLMWKPDKVQSGPHNVEKETHALRLLRDTETCRQNFRNFPYPDIAGPRKALNQLRELCLKWLRPEIRSKEQILELLVLEQFLTILPGEVRTWVKSQYPESSEEVVTLVEDLTQILEEEAAPQHSALPQETPEEDPKGRPAFQAGWLNDLVTKESMTFKDVAVDITQEDWEIMRPVQKELYKTVTLQNYWNMVSLGLTVYRPTVIPMLEEPWMVIKEILEGPSPEWKTEAQECTPVTDTSKFTKTGTQTIKLEEPYDYDDRLERQAADTFRKIPTSGRNSPLKSVLSQEDDPMEECLSKYDIYRNSFEKHSNLIIQFGAQSDNKTMYDEGRATFNHVSYGIVHRKIYPGEKPYKCNVCGKKFRKNPSFVKHQSTHAKEKSHECEECGKEFRHISSLIAHQRMHTGEKPYECHQCGKAFSQRAHLTIHQRIHTGEKPYKCDDCGKDFSQRAHLTIHQRTHTGEKPYKCLECGKTFSHSSSLINHQRVHTGEKPYICNECGKTFSQSTHLLQHQKIHTGKKPYKCNECWKVFSQSTYLIRHQRIHSGEKCYKCNECGKAFAHSSTLIQHQTTHTGEKSYICKICGKAFSQSANLTQHHRTHTGEKPYKCSVCGKAFSQSVHLTQHQRIHNGEKPFKCNICGKAYRQGANLTQHQRIHTGEKPYKCNECGKAFIYSSSLNQHQRTHTGERPYKCNECDKDFSQRTCLIQHQRIHTGEKPYACRICGKTFTQSTNLIQHQRVHTGARHHN